The DNA window ACACGACCTTGAACGACCAGAACGGCCGCCCCCAGTACCTCATCGACAAAGGCCGCCGGATCGACGCGCTAGTGTAGGGCCGATTCGCTTCGCCCTCCGGAAGAATGTGCTTGAATTGCCCAGGGGAGGTTCGTACCTTTCTCTGCTGGCGTCCCGCTCCGCCGCGAAACTCCTGGCGTCTGCAGCGATCCGATCCTGCAGGTCCCAGCCTCCCTTACGACACAGCATCTTCCTGTGTCTGTTTGCGCCGAAGTCTTTTTGCTGAAATGCTTTAAAGAAATACCGATGACTGCGGTCGGTTTCCATTAATGCGTCAGAAGGAGCAGCAGCAGGAGCCGACGCCAGTGAGAAGCAGGCCGAGCAAAGCGAAGAAATCGCGATTTGATACCACACGCCGATTCCCTCTTTCCAGAAGCATTTTTCGCTCAGTTTCCGCCAGTCGAAAAATGGGGGCAGAAAGGCGAGCGGCGTCAATCTTCTATCGCCTGGTTGAGGATGCGCGTAAATTTCCTGGCGCCGGCGGCAGACAGGTGATCGGCGTCATAAAAATCGTTGTCCCGGAACCGGTCGTCGGATGCGAAGTCATGGTAGCTGACGTCAGAGCGTTCGCAAACAATACGAATGAACTCCGCCGCTTTCTGCGATTGTTCGGCGTTGAGGCCGTTGCGGTAGCATGCATGCACGGGCGTTGAGAATACGAGGCATTCAATGCCGCGCCGCTGGAGCGATTGGATGGTTTGAAGAAACACCTGAAGGTTTCGGGAGTAATCAGGGTTAGCTTGAAAACGCAGGCCATGCCTGGAGGCGATGCGGCTGCCGGCATCCAGGTCAAGCTCGCCAGAACGGATCAGACCTGACCAGCCCTGGTCGGTTCCGTTTCTGAAAAGACGCTGTTTGGACAAAAGACGATCGTGAAGCGACAAATCGGTTGCAATCGCAAAGTTGCTGTAGACGGCGGTGGAATCTTCGTCGTTCTGGGATCGTATTTGCCAGCAGAAGTAATAGATGCTCAAACGCGATTTCCAGTCCTCGCGATCAGCAACGATATGCCATGGACTAAAGCTTGAATAGCAAAACAGCACCCGACGCAGGTTGGGCAAGCGATGCGCCATTTTTTGGGCAATGTTGCAATCGTACCACAAGTCCTGATCCTGATTTGCCAGGTTATAGGTTGCTGCCTTTAGCTCAACAGGCATGACGCCATACATGGCATGTGAAGACCCAACAACGATCTGCTGGATTTCCTGGGGGGCGACGTGGATGCTGGGGTTTTCCAGATCTGCGGTAAGCGATTCGCCGCCCGGTTCCTGTGCTGCCAGAGCGGAAAGATCATGCGATAGTCCAGCGACTGCAATTCCCAGAATACAGAACGACGCAGCAACCCCGCTTCCGTACAGGAAATTCTGCGGAGAGAGCGTGCGTGCACAGGTGATAATGGGCAACTCGAGACAGCGAAAAGACAGAATTGCGAATCCAATCGTACAGGCAAAGGCAGTCGCAAAATCCATCATCTGCGGAGTATCTCCTGTAACGCCACAGGCATAGTACAGCGGCAGATGGAACACATACGCTCCATAGCTGATCTTGCCGAGTAACCGCAGCGGCAAAAGACGACTTAAAATCTGGAAGGGGAACCCAAAAAGAAAAAGACCGCCGCAAAGCAGATGAATCGCCAGGGTCGAAAAGGCGACTTCGCTCAAAATCTTTTCCCGACACAGCTGCTCCAGGCCAAGTGCGATCGCCACCAGCAGGCCGCCTGCCCAGACGCTATTGGGAACCTTGAAATCGGTTCTCGCCAATGCGGTTTCGTTCCAAGCGGCGATGGCGCCAATCGCTAAAGCGCTCATCTGCGTCACGGTAATACGACTCAGCAGGCCGTTAATCTCTTGCGGGGAAAAGCCGATCGTCGCCAGTTGCTCTGCGGCGCACCAGCAAGCGAAAGGCGTCGCGGCCAGGACCAGAAAAGGAAGAAGCCGCGACAGGTACAAAGGCAGCCCGACAATCGCAGCCGGCCAGAACCAGTAGAAATGCTCCTCGACACATAACGACCAGAAATGGGCAACCAGCGAGGAAGTCTCTGCATCCGGGCGAAAGTAGTCGCGAGAACTGGCCAGGAATCGCCAGTTGAACGTAAAGTCGGCGGCCCAGTACAGATCCGCCGAAGGGCAAGCGAAGGCAAGTACGGCCAGGGTGATGTAAAACACCGGAAAGATCCGAGCAGCCCGGCGGTCATAGAACCTGACCAGACTGCGATTTTCGGACCTGCTCATTAACAGGATTCGCGTAATCAGGAACCCGCTCAAAGCGAAAAAAACGCCAACGCCGATGACGCCGACGATGTCGGGTATCCATTGGAAAATCGCCACACGATTGGCGTGGGCCAGCAATACCATCAGGCAAGCTGCTCCCCGGAGCACATCCAGCTGAGGCAAATACGACAGCTGGTTCTGGGTGTGTTCCGCGGATGACATTCTAGCCCTTGCCTGTCGACCACTGCTGTCCTTGCTACCTGAAGCGGAGTTTCGCCGCGGGTGCATTATATCGAGAGACGGCCCCTCCCCCAGTGGAAGCCAGGCATTAATTCCTGGTGAGGAAAGGAAGAAGCCCAGGCGAAGGCCGGCGATTTCGTCCTGGGATTTTTGGGCGGAATTTCTCTTTCGACGCCGTTGGCAGCGTAACCACTCGCTCACGGCGATGCTCCGTTCGCGGCCGGGCCTGTAGTGAAATCATTGGAAAAACACTGTGAAAACGGGCCTTTGCTGGCGTTTGGCGGTGGAACGGTTGTGGGGAAGCGCCGGACAATTTCTGGCCTTTACGCGCATGGCGGTTCTCGTCACAATACCGCCCCATTTGAGTTTGTGATCATTCGCGATATGGCAAGGAGTGCTGAGCGTGAAAGCTTCGATTGTCGCCGCTATGGCGGCCTGTATGGTGTGTGGCGGCTTGCTGGTTTCGACCGTTTCCGCCCAGAGTCAAAGCCCGGTAGTCGTACTGGATGTAAGCAAAGTGTTCAAAGAACACATTCGCTTCAAACAGGACCTGCAGCTGATGACCAAGGACGCCGAGGCGTTCCAGGCCTATATCCAGCAGCAGGAAATCCGCGTCAAAGCGCTCCTGGAAGAGCAGCAAGGCAGCCGCCCTGGCGACCCGGTTTATAACCGCACCGACGAAGAGATGACCCGCATTCGGTCCGAGGTCCAGGTGCAGTCGCAGCTCAAAAAGAAAGAGCTGATGATGCGCGAGGCCAAAGTCTATTTCCAGTACTACAACGAACTCCAGGCGGAAGTCGGCAAGTTCTGCGACGCCCAGAAAATCAGCCTGGTGATTCGCTGGAACAGCGAGCCGATCGACCAGGACGACCGCGTCTCGGTGCAGCAGGGCGTGAACAACTCGATCGTCTATCAGCGGAACCTGGACATCACCCCGTTGATGATTGAAAAGGTCAACATGGGCGTGCCGCAACCCGGTCCCGACAATCGCAACGCCGCGATCCCTGCCCGGCCGTCCCGCTAACTTCTCTCGCCACGTCGGCGGGAAGCGTTGATCGCGAACAGGTCTCCGTCCTGGGGCGGCGGCTTGAGGTTCGCCTGGGCTTCTCGTTTTCAAGCGGGCACTCAGGCTTTGCCTGGTAAATTCCAAGGGAGATCGCGTCACTTGAGCGATAACACTCGTACGCAACAAACGATCGCTTGTGAAACCGAGGCCAGCGGTTTTGGATACTGGAGCGGGCAAGATGTCCGGATCGAGTTCCGTCCCGCCGAGGCCAACACAGGCGTGGTGTTTGTGCGGGGCGATCTGCCGCAGCCGGTTCGCATTGGCGTGTCGGCCGCGCATCGGCTGGAACAACCGCGTCGCACCACGCTTACCCAGCATGGGGTGAACGTGGAAATGGTCGAACATATTCTGGCCGCCCTCCTGGCGCTGGAAATTGATAACTGTGAAGTCTGGGTCGACGCGGCGGAAATGCCCGGCTGCGACGGCTCCAGCCAGGCCTTTGTCAACGCGCTCGACGAAGTCGGCATCCTGGAGCAACCGGCGACTCGCCGCCAGATTGTCATTCGCGAACCGCTCCGCGTGACCGAAGGCGACGCCTGGGTCGAAGCGCAACCGCACGCCGGTCCTGGTCTGACCGTGCGGTATGAGCTGGACTATGGTCCTGGCCCGATTGGCCAGCAAACGTATGAGTGTCTGGTTACGCCGGACAATTTCCGCCGCGAACTGGCGCCGGCTCGTACCTTTTTACTGGAACAAGAAGCGGTTTGGCTGCATAGCCAGGGACTGGGCCTGCGGGTCGGTCCGACCGATTTACTCGTGTTCAACGAAACAGGGCCGATCGACAATTCTTTGCGTTACGCCGACGAATGCGTCCGGCACAAAACGCTCGACGTCGTCGGCGACATGGCCCTGGCAGGCTGTGATCTGGTTGGCCGCGTTGTCGCCCATCAAAGCGGGCATCGACTGAACGCGGCCCTGGTGACCCGGCTGCTGGCAGCTTACGACCAAATCCAACTGGGGAGAGCCGCGTGAAGCCTTTGCGATTGGCCGTTATTGGGGCGGGACATCTGGGACGGATCCACGCCCGGCTGCTCAAACAGCTGGAAGAAGTGGAAGACGTGCAACTGGTCGCCATTGTCGACCCGGTCGAAGCCAACCGCACCGCGGTCGCCGCCGAATTCGGCGCGATGCCTTTGGCCAGTCATGAAGAACTCTACAGCCTGGTCGACGCCGCGGTCCTCGCCGCGCCGACCAACCTGCACTACCCGCTGGGGATCGACCTGCTCAATCATGGGCTGCATCTCCTCATCGAAAAACCGCTGGCGCCCAACACGGAAGAAGCCGACCTGTTGGTGAAGCAGGCCAAAGCCAAACGTCGCGTACTGCAGGTCGGCCATGTCGAACGGTTCAATCCGGCCCTGGCCGTGGTCCAGCCGTATGTCGCACGTCCCAAATTCATCGAAGCCGCCCGGGCCAGCACGTACACCTTTCGCTCGATCGATGTCGGCGTAGTGCTCGATCTGATGATCCACGATATCGACGTAGTCCTGTCGCTGGTTCGCAGCAAGGTCGTCCAGGTGCAAGCGCTGGGGCTGGCCGTGTTTGGTCCGCACGAGGATATCGCGCACGCCCGGCTGACGTTTGAAAACGGCTGCGTTGCCAATTTGTCCGCCTCCCGGTGCAGCTTTGAACCGACGCGGAAAATGTCGATCTACGCGGAGGCGGCTTACGCCCAGGTGGACTTCGGCGCTTGCCAGGCCAAAATCGTACGGCCGTCGGAAGAACTACTTAGTCGCCTGTTTGATGTACAGGGCAGCTCGCCCGAACTGCAGGCCGACGTCCGCGAGAATCTGTTCTCCACGTATCTGCCGCTGGAAGAGATCCAGGTTGAACGCGGGAACGCCATTCTCGATGAGTTGACCGACTTCCTCACCAGCATTCGCAGCCGCCGATCGCCGGTGGTTTGCGGCAGCCAGGGCCGCGACGCAGTCGCCGTGGCCGAACGCGTGCTGGCGAAGATCGCCGCCCATCGCTGGACCGGCGCTCAGGAAGGCCCTGTCGGACCTTTGGCGACGCCCGCCAGCTCGGTGCTCCGCGGTCCCGAATGGGCCAAAGTCGACGAGCAAACGCCTGCTCCGGCCGCTCCGCCAGTCGCCCCGACGCCCGCGCGTCGCAAGGCCAGTTAGCGAGCCTGAGGATCCCCTGTACGCCTGGCGATTTGTATCGCCAGGCGCCCCGTGGTTTGCTCCCCGGTCGTCATGCGACCCCTACTGCGCCGGAGGCGTTTGATGATCACTTCGCTCATGCTGGCGTACTTCGTCCGCCGCTATCTGCAGCGTCTCCGCCGGACCCAGAGTGAAGTCGCCCAGGCGATCAATCCCTGACGGAAGGCGAAAGCCAGCTCTTTCGTGTGAGCGTCACTTTTGTGGGTGGATTTTGTTAGTTTCGGTGCTTCTCCCAAAAGGCGTCCCATTGGTCCGGTTCGCTGAGGAACAGGGCGCGGAGGTGGCAGAGGGCGTCCGCGCCGTCGTTGCCCCAACGCATGCCGCTGCCGTTGAGGCGGTCGCCGACTACAGTCCGACAGGCCGACTCGATCGGACCGGAACCGATCTGCCAGCCGTTCTTCACGTAGCTCGGGTAGTCCATCTTGTGCTGATGATTTTCAAAATATTGAACCGTGACGCGATACAGTTCACGCGTCGCCGCGATCGGTCCGGGGTCAATCTCTTTCAGCTGGGCCAGCACGGCTGGGCCGCCTTCATGCTTGAGCATGGGAGCGTGACGATCCATCCAGCTCTGGCGTTCATGCTCGTCGGCGAAGAGCGCCTTCGCCAGTTCCACCAGGTACTCTTTCACGTGCCAGAAGTCGATGATGATCGTGGCCAGCGGAAAGTTGCGGCGAAGGAATTGCTCCATGCCGTTGCCGCCGTCCGAGAGGGCGATTTGCACCTCGGCCTTGTCCCAGCCGACCTGTCCGGCTTGGCGACGAAGCTGCAGGCCGAGTTCGTTTAGCTCGTAAAAACCCGACAAATAACGCGATTGATGCGGCTTCTTCTGTGTCTCATCATACTCGCTGTCGGGATTGTAGATCGACGCGACGTACGCCATGCGTCCCTCCACGCGACTCGCCTTGGGGCCTTGCCGGCGAACGCACTTCGCATCCAAACTGGCGTAAGCGCAGGTGCGGCCCAACGCATCGCGTTGCCACTTCCACTCGCGGTCCGCGCCGAACTTGATTCGGTCCTCCAGCAGTTTGCCGACCCGGGCGCCGGCATCTTCGGTGACGCGTTCGACGCTCGACTCACTGACGCGCAGACCGGTCATCTTGAGCAGCATGCGTTTCGCCGAGACCGCGAAACTCGACACCGTTCCGGCCAGCGACGAAAGCTCCGCCACGGCGGGCGAAAGGCAGCGTTTCGACAGCCCCAGTTCCTGATCCCAAGGCGACAATCCTTCACTGCAAACGGCGCAGTGGTAATAGGGGCGACGCACGCGAATGCCGCCTAATAGACAGGTGATCGTACGTCCTCGCCGTTCGACGAAGCGGGCGTCGTTCTGGCATTTCTGGCAGACGCAGCTAGCACCCTGGTACCCCTTTTTTTGCCGCGGCGTCGACCGCGGCTTGTATCGCCTGGGCTCCGATGCGATGCACAATGTCGCGCGCTTCGAACTCTGTTTTGCCGAAGATTTGACTGTCGGGTTTGGAGGCCAACAGCACAGACAGTTCCACAAGATGCTTGTCCGCATTCGCCCGCAGATGTTGCAAAATAAGGTCCGCGCGTTCCTGCTGCTCAGGACTCAACTCCGCCGCCTTCGTCAGAGAGCCGTTCAACTTCGCCATGACACCATTCTCCACAAGCTGGAAATCGGGACGAAAAATCGACACCCCCTCATCAGAGCAAATTTCCCACCCACAATCGAGACGCCCACACAGCTCTTTCCCGCAGGCAGCCGAAGTCGCCAGACTTTGGTCAGCCATTCTAGTGGTGCGTCAAACTTCCATCTTCGAGTGAGCGATTTCGGCCGTGCTGCTGTGCTGCCAAAAAAACCGGGGGCTAGCGCCCGGCGGCTGATTTAGAGAAACCTGATTTTATGGTTTGACGCACCACCAGGCGAGGAAAGCAGCAACCAGACTCTGGCGTGTTCGGCTACGGCAGACGGCTCAGACCTCGAACAGGCCTTCGAGTTCTTGCCGCATGCGCCGACGAACGCGGTAGTTGGCTTGCCGCACGGCCTGCTCGCTCATGGCGACTGCGGCGGCCGCATCGCTGACGGGGCGTCCTTCCAGAGCGACCATCTCAAACGCCTGCCAGGTGCGGGCGCTGAATTCAGGCCGGATACATTCCATCGCCCGCCGCACCAGCAACTGGCGATCGGCCTCAATCTCGGTCGCCGAGTCGTCGGGAAAGCAGGCGGCTTGCGGATCTTCGGCTGCCGGGTCAGCTGCGGCGTTCATGAGTTGCCGGGCTTCACTGCCGCCCTGGGCCTGAGGCTGGCGGTTCTGTTGGTGAAAAAAGTTCGCCGTTTTGCTGCGGGCGATCGTTCGCAGCCAGGCTCGGAAAGAGCCTTTGCGTTGCGGCTGGAACTTCAGCAGACCGGCCGCCACGGCGCGGAAGGTGTCCTGGAACAGGTCTGGCAGGTCGCTGGCGGGGACGCCGGCCTGCTGGCACCAGCGATAGACCAGCGGGCCATACAGACGCACAATCCTCTCCCAAGCGTCCTGGTCGTTAGCCTGGGCCCGCTGCAGCAGACTTAACGAAGTCCCCTGCGAAAACGAATCGTTTTGATCGGCCATAAGACAAGGCCGCCCTGCGTCAAGGAAAGCGAGGCTGGCCGCCGCCGGGCGACCGTCTGTTGGCTACTTGGGCAACAAGCTCAGCACGGATGCACTGGGCCGCGCGATCACATGCGCGGCGATCAGTTTGCCCAGTCCTTCGACTTTGGATTTCCCTGTTTCCACCGCTGCGGTGACCGCGGCGACGTCCCCTTTGATGACGATCGTGACATAGCCGCCGCCGAGTTTCTCTTTGCCGACGACTTCCACGTTTGCCGCTTTACAGGCGCTGTCGATCGCTTCGAATACGGCGGTAAAGCCTTGGGTCTCCAGGAAGCCTAGAGCAAACGGCGGTTCGGCCACGGCGGTCTCGCTTTCATTTTGGGTCTGGGGGTGATATACGGTCTGCTGGTTCATCAGGGGGCTGATCTCCGGACGACTGCGAATCGCCTGGAGGGCCTCTGCATCGGGGCGCGGCAGCACGCTGGTCAGGGGCTTGCCGCCCATTTGTTCGGCCATAGCGGTTCCTGCCTCGAGAGCGGCACGCACCTGGTCGAGCTCGCCGGTAATTTTAATGACGAAGCCAAGAAAGTCGTTCAGTTCTGCTTCCAGGACGCTGACCGAAGCGGCCTTGCCCATCACGTCGAGAGCGACCATCGCGGGCGTATAGCCGGTGGTTTCTAAAATTCCCAAAGCTGACAAAGGGATCACTCACTAGGGGGAAAAAACGGACGACGGTACATTCTACCATGCGCCCTGGCAGGCAGCGCAGGAAATTTAACTGGCGAGAAAGCAGTCGCAGGAGCGGCACGAAGGCCGTCGCTGAACTCGCCAGAGTTTGGCGGGTGTTTCCCTGGTCCAGGATGCTGCGTCCATAGTCTGGCGACTTCGGCGACGTGCTGATTCAGCCGGGCGAGTAGTGCAGCTCGTCGAGCATTTCCGCCAGCAGTTCCAGCGGCAGGCCCACGACATTGCTTTCACTGCCGGCAAGCACCTGCAGCCAGTCGACGCCGTCCTGGTAGCCAAAGGCTCCGGCCTTCCCTTCCCAAAGCTCGGTATCTAAATAGTCTTCCAGCTGGGAGTCGGTCACCGCGTCCATTTTCAGCTTGGTCACGGCGACTTTCACGCGGGTTTCCTGGTCTCGCTGGCGGATCAGGCACAGGCCGCTGTACACATGATGCACGCGGCCCCGCAGCAAACGCAGCATTTGCCCCGCATGCTCCCGGCTGGTTGGCTTTCCCAGGATTTGCCCACAGCACTCGGCGACCGTATCGCATCCAATAATCAGGCCGCCCGAGCGGCGTTCCCCCACATCGGCCGCTTTTTGATAAGCCAGCCGGGCGACCAGTTCCGGCGGCGTTTCTTTACTGCAGATACCGCACTCGGCCGTATCCCGCGGCGGGTGGACTTCAAATTGATAACCGGCCGACGTCATCAAATCGCGACGACGCGGCGAGGTGCTGGCCAGAATCAGGGGAGTATTCATCTCTCTATTATCCCTTTTTCTGCAGCAGCGCAAAGTGAACCGCTGCCCGCAATTTGCGGCTGCCAAAAATGGCCCCCTGACTTAACTTCTCCCGCTGCGGGATTGAATCCA is part of the Lignipirellula cremea genome and encodes:
- a CDS encoding Gfo/Idh/MocA family oxidoreductase; this translates as MKPLRLAVIGAGHLGRIHARLLKQLEEVEDVQLVAIVDPVEANRTAVAAEFGAMPLASHEELYSLVDAAVLAAPTNLHYPLGIDLLNHGLHLLIEKPLAPNTEEADLLVKQAKAKRRVLQVGHVERFNPALAVVQPYVARPKFIEAARASTYTFRSIDVGVVLDLMIHDIDVVLSLVRSKVVQVQALGLAVFGPHEDIAHARLTFENGCVANLSASRCSFEPTRKMSIYAEAAYAQVDFGACQAKIVRPSEELLSRLFDVQGSSPELQADVRENLFSTYLPLEEIQVERGNAILDELTDFLTSIRSRRSPVVCGSQGRDAVAVAERVLAKIAAHRWTGAQEGPVGPLATPASSVLRGPEWAKVDEQTPAPAAPPVAPTPARRKAS
- a CDS encoding OmpH family outer membrane protein, with product MKASIVAAMAACMVCGGLLVSTVSAQSQSPVVVLDVSKVFKEHIRFKQDLQLMTKDAEAFQAYIQQQEIRVKALLEEQQGSRPGDPVYNRTDEEMTRIRSEVQVQSQLKKKELMMREAKVYFQYYNELQAEVGKFCDAQKISLVIRWNSEPIDQDDRVSVQQGVNNSIVYQRNLDITPLMIEKVNMGVPQPGPDNRNAAIPARPSR
- the lpxC gene encoding UDP-3-O-acyl-N-acetylglucosamine deacetylase; amino-acid sequence: MSDNTRTQQTIACETEASGFGYWSGQDVRIEFRPAEANTGVVFVRGDLPQPVRIGVSAAHRLEQPRRTTLTQHGVNVEMVEHILAALLALEIDNCEVWVDAAEMPGCDGSSQAFVNALDEVGILEQPATRRQIVIREPLRVTEGDAWVEAQPHAGPGLTVRYELDYGPGPIGQQTYECLVTPDNFRRELAPARTFLLEQEAVWLHSQGLGLRVGPTDLLVFNETGPIDNSLRYADECVRHKTLDVVGDMALAGCDLVGRVVAHQSGHRLNAALVTRLLAAYDQIQLGRAA
- a CDS encoding Maf family protein, yielding MNTPLILASTSPRRRDLMTSAGYQFEVHPPRDTAECGICSKETPPELVARLAYQKAADVGERRSGGLIIGCDTVAECCGQILGKPTSREHAGQMLRLLRGRVHHVYSGLCLIRQRDQETRVKVAVTKLKMDAVTDSQLEDYLDTELWEGKAGAFGYQDGVDWLQVLAGSESNVVGLPLELLAEMLDELHYSPG
- a CDS encoding acyltransferase family protein; its protein translation is MSEWLRCQRRRKRNSAQKSQDEIAGLRLGFFLSSPGINAWLPLGEGPSLDIMHPRRNSASGSKDSSGRQARARMSSAEHTQNQLSYLPQLDVLRGAACLMVLLAHANRVAIFQWIPDIVGVIGVGVFFALSGFLITRILLMSRSENRSLVRFYDRRAARIFPVFYITLAVLAFACPSADLYWAADFTFNWRFLASSRDYFRPDAETSSLVAHFWSLCVEEHFYWFWPAAIVGLPLYLSRLLPFLVLAATPFACWCAAEQLATIGFSPQEINGLLSRITVTQMSALAIGAIAAWNETALARTDFKVPNSVWAGGLLVAIALGLEQLCREKILSEVAFSTLAIHLLCGGLFLFGFPFQILSRLLPLRLLGKISYGAYVFHLPLYYACGVTGDTPQMMDFATAFACTIGFAILSFRCLELPIITCARTLSPQNFLYGSGVAASFCILGIAVAGLSHDLSALAAQEPGGESLTADLENPSIHVAPQEIQQIVVGSSHAMYGVMPVELKAATYNLANQDQDLWYDCNIAQKMAHRLPNLRRVLFCYSSFSPWHIVADREDWKSRLSIYYFCWQIRSQNDEDSTAVYSNFAIATDLSLHDRLLSKQRLFRNGTDQGWSGLIRSGELDLDAGSRIASRHGLRFQANPDYSRNLQVFLQTIQSLQRRGIECLVFSTPVHACYRNGLNAEQSQKAAEFIRIVCERSDVSYHDFASDDRFRDNDFYDADHLSAAGARKFTRILNQAIED
- a CDS encoding BMC domain-containing protein — protein: MSALGILETTGYTPAMVALDVMGKAASVSVLEAELNDFLGFVIKITGELDQVRAALEAGTAMAEQMGGKPLTSVLPRPDAEALQAIRSRPEISPLMNQQTVYHPQTQNESETAVAEPPFALGFLETQGFTAVFEAIDSACKAANVEVVGKEKLGGGYVTIVIKGDVAAVTAAVETGKSKVEGLGKLIAAHVIARPSASVLSLLPK
- a CDS encoding RNA polymerase sigma factor translates to MADQNDSFSQGTSLSLLQRAQANDQDAWERIVRLYGPLVYRWCQQAGVPASDLPDLFQDTFRAVAAGLLKFQPQRKGSFRAWLRTIARSKTANFFHQQNRQPQAQGGSEARQLMNAAADPAAEDPQAACFPDDSATEIEADRQLLVRRAMECIRPEFSARTWQAFEMVALEGRPVSDAAAAVAMSEQAVRQANYRVRRRMRQELEGLFEV
- a CDS encoding ISKra4 family transposase, which produces MCIASEPRRYKPRSTPRQKKGYQGASCVCQKCQNDARFVERRGRTITCLLGGIRVRRPYYHCAVCSEGLSPWDQELGLSKRCLSPAVAELSSLAGTVSSFAVSAKRMLLKMTGLRVSESSVERVTEDAGARVGKLLEDRIKFGADREWKWQRDALGRTCAYASLDAKCVRRQGPKASRVEGRMAYVASIYNPDSEYDETQKKPHQSRYLSGFYELNELGLQLRRQAGQVGWDKAEVQIALSDGGNGMEQFLRRNFPLATIIIDFWHVKEYLVELAKALFADEHERQSWMDRHAPMLKHEGGPAVLAQLKEIDPGPIAATRELYRVTVQYFENHQHKMDYPSYVKNGWQIGSGPIESACRTVVGDRLNGSGMRWGNDGADALCHLRALFLSEPDQWDAFWEKHRN